In one Culex quinquefasciatus strain JHB chromosome 2, VPISU_Cqui_1.0_pri_paternal, whole genome shotgun sequence genomic region, the following are encoded:
- the LOC6053568 gene encoding esterase B1 — protein MTLLVVLVLFITVNLLNALALVQPPPSCSVRFDEISRGFGISKRTFNGVAYCEFLGVRYADAPKGHLRFENPVLFRPRGVQNYTKLGNICPQLDDLNDATKVVGDEDCLVLDVYQPAPKDEQKLPVLVFVHGGSFAVGSSTSDFHGVDLLVESGIIVVSIQYRLDPLGFLQSSQFNISGNFGLKDQRTALQWVQQYIHLFGGDPSRVTLMGHSAGAASITYHLYSNSSKGLFQQAFALGGSMLAPWAFLYNADSYSRQYFRDLNITSIEQLKQVDFRTFWNEDIIYRFATVSYGFCVPSAELDHPQAFLTVPPQDLILQNPINAVPLLFGQSSEEFELFLSYVHDYWMGENFPNIHNETLKSFIDTVVDRAAELAERDGIELDRNIFYIELANTANWFFPNKNLLKEYSRRVPENTYFFRFQYDGRFGWFKREFHEKLAGVKHYGAIHGDELGYIFTPYNVREALANRSAFEDEWRVHERTVELVANFVKFGSPNHQESMPHWPPYDGNSEDPKYLNIDREFEVRSDRNNLYYSFWGIIYRCLYYYNCSDIDELLWLVGKAEKLSQ, from the exons ATGActctgctggtggtgttggtgctgTTTATTACTGTGAACTTGTTGAATGCACTTGCGCTGGTACAGCCACCACCGTCGTGCAGTGTTCGGTTTGATGAGATCAGTCGGGGGTTCGGGATTTCCAAGCGGACGTTCAACGGGGTTGCGTACTGTGAATTTCTTGGAGTTCGGTACGCGGACGCTCCCAAAGGTCATCTGCGATTTGAA AATCCGGTCTTATTTCGACCACGAGGTGTGCAGAACTACACCAAGTTGGGCAACATTTGTCCCCAGCTGGATGATCTGAACGATGCTACCAAGGTAGTTGGCGATGAGGACTGTTTGGTTCTGGACGTGTATCAACCTGCTCCAAAAGATGAACAGAAACTCCCAGTGTTGGTGTTTGTTCATGGAGGAAGCTTCGCAGTCGGATCATCTACGAGTGATTTCCACGGAGTTGATCTTCTTGTTGAAAGT GGAATCATCGTAGTCAGCATTCAATACCGATTGGATCCTCTGGGATTTCTACAATCTTCCCAGTTCAACATCAGTGGAAACTTTGGCCTCAAAGATCAACGCACCGCCCTGCAGTGGGTTCAGCAGTACATCCACCTCTTCGGTGGCGATCCCTCCCGGGTAACCCTCATGGGCCACAGCGCCGGAGCAGCTTCCATCACGTACCACCTGTACTCGAACAGTTCCAAAGGACTGTTCCAGCAGGCCTTCGCCCTCGGCGGTTCCATGCTGGCACCGTGGGCCTTCCTGTACAACGCGGACAGCTATTCACGGCAATACTTCCGCGATCTCAACATAACCTCAATCGAACAGCTGAAGCAGGTCGACTTCCGGACATTCTGGAACGAGGACATCATCTACCGCTTCGCCACCGTAAGCTACGGATTCTGCGTCCCCAGTGCCGAGCTGGACCACCCACAAGCTTTCCTCACCGTACCTCCTCAAGATCTGATCCTGCAGAACCCCATCAACGCCGTTCCACTTCTCTTCGGCCAATCCTCAGAAGAGTTTGAGCTGTTCCTCAGTTACGTCCACGATTACTGGATGGGAGAAAACTTCCCCAACATTCACAACGAAACGCTCAAAAGCTTCATCGATACCGTGGTAGACCGGGCGGCGGAACTTGCCGAGCGCGATGGAATCGAGCTGGATCGTAACATTTTCTACATCGAACTGGCCAACACTGCGAATTGGTTCTTCCCAAACAAGAACCTCCTGAAAGAGTACTCCCGGAGGGTCCCGGAAAACACGTACTTTTTCCGGTTTCAGTACGATGGGAGGTTCGGCTGGTTCAAACGGGAGTTTCACGAAAAGTTGGCTGGCGTTAAGCATTACGGAGCGATTCATGGGGATGAGCTGGGGTACATTTTCACCCCTTACAATGTTCGAGAAGCGCTGGCGAACAGGAGTGCATTTGAGGATGAATGGAGGGTGCACGAGAGGACAGTCGAGTTGGTGGCAAACTTCGTTAAATTTGG GTCACCAAATCACCAAGAATCTATGCCACATTGGCCACCGTATGATGGAAACTCGGAAGAtccgaaatatttaaacattgatcgAGAGTTTGAGGTGCGATCGGATAGGAATAACCTTTACTATTCATTCTGGGGAATCATCTACCGATGTTTGTACTACTACAACTGTAGCGATATTGATGAGCTTTTGTGGCTAGTGGGAAAGGCTGAAAAGCTGTCACAGTGA
- the LOC119767493 gene encoding uncharacterized protein LOC119767493 — protein MRIPVTGLLRLLCSRWKTGVSATLQAQSTRRHAAKRPWIDPGHHQPRPGNATPDEPRTSPHVVPELTGFRRRRTAATVNHLRPPHRPRATATAHVVPYPRDLAEVRAAARLRVAATIGFGVNSR, from the exons ATGCGCATCCCGGTGACGGGGCTTTTGCGACTTT TGTGCTCGCGTTGGAAAACAGGTGTTTCG GCCACGCTACAGGCCCAATCCACTCGCCGTCACGCTGCGAAACGCCCCTGGATCGACCCAGGACATCACCAGCCCAGGCCCGGCAACGCTACGCCGGACGAACCGCGTACGTCACCACACGTGGTTCCGGAACTGACCGGCTTCCGCCGGAGAAGGACGGCAGCAACCGTCAACCATCTGCGTCCACCACATCGGCCACGCGCAACAGCAACCGCGCACGTGGTTCCGTATCCGCGTGACCTCGCGGAGGTCCGAGCAGCGGCCCGCCTTCGAGTGGCGGCCACGATAGGGTTCGGCGTGAATTCACGTTGA